The following proteins are co-located in the Desulfoscipio sp. XC116 genome:
- a CDS encoding glycyl-radical enzyme activating protein, giving the protein MSLDNRKVGTVFNIQKFSVHDGPGIRTIVFLKGCPLICAWCSNPESQSFAPELAWSASRCMGCHLCKESCPRQAISLGEHGEIKINRDLCKKCFKCTDLCPTTALRVFGQQMSVEEVLHEVEADNAFYRRSKGGMTLSGGEALQQGDYAVNLLKEAKRRGIRTAVETCGFVQWSVLEEACHYLDTVIYDIKCLDSAKHKQHTTVGNELILSNFKEMCSRFPYLRVIARTPIIPGFNDTEEDVLGIINFIEPFSNVNYELLPYHRLGEPKYISLEREYLMGDVKLNEETFKKLKVLAKHRLGQRSVG; this is encoded by the coding sequence ATGAGTCTTGATAACAGAAAAGTTGGTACCGTCTTTAACATTCAAAAATTCTCGGTACATGATGGACCTGGGATACGAACCATCGTGTTTCTTAAAGGATGTCCCTTAATCTGTGCTTGGTGTAGTAATCCGGAATCGCAAAGTTTTGCACCGGAACTTGCATGGAGTGCAAGCCGGTGCATGGGCTGCCATCTCTGTAAGGAGTCTTGCCCGCGGCAGGCCATTAGTTTGGGAGAGCATGGTGAGATCAAGATTAATCGCGACTTGTGTAAAAAATGTTTCAAATGTACTGATCTTTGCCCAACTACAGCGCTTAGGGTATTTGGACAACAGATGAGTGTTGAGGAAGTGCTGCATGAGGTCGAAGCGGATAACGCCTTTTATAGACGGTCTAAAGGCGGGATGACATTAAGTGGCGGAGAGGCGCTTCAGCAGGGGGACTATGCCGTTAATCTATTAAAAGAAGCAAAGCGCCGCGGCATTAGAACAGCCGTTGAAACTTGCGGATTTGTACAATGGTCGGTGCTTGAAGAAGCTTGTCATTATTTGGACACTGTTATCTATGATATTAAATGTCTTGATTCAGCCAAACACAAACAGCATACGACGGTTGGCAATGAATTGATTCTAAGCAATTTCAAAGAGATGTGTTCTCGTTTTCCTTATTTGAGAGTTATTGCGAGGACACCGATCATTCCCGGCTTTAATGATACAGAAGAAGATGTTTTAGGGATTATTAATTTTATTGAACCCTTCTCTAATGTTAACTATGAACTTCTGCCCTACCACCGCTTGGGAGAACCCAAATATATCTCGCTTGAGCGTGAATATCTAATGGGTGATGTGAAGCTTAACGAGGAAACATTTAAAAAGCTCAAGGTTTTAGCAAAGCACCGGCTGGGACAAAGGTCAGTGGGTTAG
- a CDS encoding sulfite exporter TauE/SafE family protein: MNIFALILIVFIASILQTATGFGFAIMAVPCLLAVFEPHDAIELNIILSFLIAFFLNLKIYDRVDRETLKRLIIGSLFGIPPGLLIFLYLDVRLLKVLVSILILSSTCLLVAKVKFQQSKIKELIVGVFSGLLTTSIGMPGPPLMIYYAGNEVDKETLRSTTIAYCVFVNIISFFLQFFFYHTSKIVWVSTLWSIPFMLLGVFLGQLIFVRLNQDFLKRIVINVLLFITGIYLLITTIY; encoded by the coding sequence ATGAATATATTTGCCCTCATATTAATTGTATTTATTGCCTCAATTTTACAGACAGCGACTGGATTTGGATTCGCTATTATGGCTGTTCCATGCCTTCTGGCAGTTTTTGAACCTCATGATGCCATAGAGTTAAATATCATTCTTTCCTTTCTAATCGCATTCTTTTTGAACTTAAAAATTTACGATAGAGTGGATAGAGAGACTCTAAAACGTTTGATAATCGGTAGTTTATTTGGAATACCACCGGGGCTCCTGATTTTTTTATATTTGGATGTGCGTCTTTTGAAAGTATTAGTTAGCATACTTATACTTTCATCAACTTGTTTATTGGTAGCAAAGGTTAAATTCCAGCAGAGTAAGATAAAAGAGTTGATTGTAGGTGTTTTTTCAGGTTTACTTACTACAAGTATCGGTATGCCCGGGCCTCCGTTAATGATTTATTATGCCGGCAATGAGGTTGATAAAGAAACGTTGCGGAGTACGACGATAGCCTACTGTGTATTTGTAAATATTATTAGCTTCTTTCTTCAATTTTTCTTTTATCATACCTCTAAAATTGTTTGGGTATCGACATTATGGTCTATCCCCTTTATGCTGTTAGGCGTTTTTTTGGGACAGTTAATATTTGTTCGTTTGAATCAAGATTTTTTAAAAAGGATAGTTATTAACGTCTTATTATTTATAACGGGTATCTATTTGCTAATAACAACAATATATTAG
- a CDS encoding FAD-dependent oxidoreductase, with amino-acid sequence MVAGQATVDSITNPDKMFADAGINLIIDRVTTLDVNAKNITISTGRKLPYDKLVLATGASPFVPPIPGNELQGVFTLRNAPDAQKIQNYLQNKHPQKLVFVGAGFLNLELAALLSEENPGVYDITIIELLEHPLPLMLDKEMGQIATNFLKEQGFQLKTKQKVTEIMGKNGAVSGVILDNREILDADMVVLSVGTRPNLELAREAGLEIGKTGLKVNEYLETSNPDILAGGDIIETEHFITKKLAPSLLRGPAVIQGRLIAKRLAGYNIPFPGVLNNSAVRIFNKYIGATGLNEDQAAKEGFNALGVTVDSSSKHRMIPGNESWTLKLVFDKITQKLLGGQIISNTVAPVKEIDTINALILGGMTAKQMTTLMCAGNPDCSSEPSREPITIASEQALQKMNLR; translated from the coding sequence GTGGTGGCCGGTCAGGCTACTGTCGATTCTATTACAAATCCCGATAAGATGTTTGCGGACGCAGGAATTAATCTCATAATAGACAGAGTTACCACCTTGGACGTTAACGCTAAAAATATAACTATTTCTACCGGAAGAAAATTACCCTATGATAAACTTGTTCTTGCTACCGGCGCCAGCCCCTTTGTTCCTCCTATACCGGGCAATGAACTGCAGGGTGTTTTTACTTTGCGCAACGCTCCCGACGCCCAAAAAATACAAAATTATTTGCAAAACAAACATCCCCAAAAGCTGGTTTTTGTGGGAGCCGGTTTCCTGAATCTTGAGTTGGCTGCACTTCTTAGCGAGGAAAATCCTGGTGTATACGATATAACGATTATTGAACTGTTAGAGCACCCGCTTCCACTCATGCTGGACAAAGAAATGGGGCAAATTGCAACTAATTTTTTAAAGGAGCAGGGTTTTCAGCTAAAAACAAAGCAAAAAGTAACGGAGATTATGGGGAAAAATGGAGCGGTCAGCGGTGTAATACTGGACAATAGGGAAATTTTAGATGCGGATATGGTGGTGCTTTCCGTAGGTACCCGCCCTAACCTGGAACTAGCCAGAGAAGCAGGATTAGAAATAGGAAAAACCGGACTTAAAGTAAATGAATACCTGGAAACTTCCAACCCCGATATCTTAGCGGGCGGGGATATTATCGAAACGGAACATTTCATCACTAAAAAGTTAGCACCCTCTTTATTGCGCGGACCGGCAGTTATCCAGGGGCGCCTTATTGCCAAAAGGCTTGCCGGCTATAATATTCCTTTTCCAGGGGTTTTGAATAATTCAGCAGTGCGTATTTTTAATAAATATATCGGCGCCACCGGGCTGAATGAAGACCAGGCTGCAAAAGAAGGATTTAACGCTTTGGGAGTGACGGTCGATTCCAGCAGCAAGCATAGGATGATCCCGGGAAATGAGTCTTGGACGCTAAAACTGGTATTTGATAAAATCACGCAAAAACTGCTGGGCGGACAAATTATCAGCAATACTGTGGCACCTGTAAAAGAAATAGATACCATTAATGCTCTCATTCTAGGGGGAATGACTGCAAAGCAAATGACCACTCTGATGTGTGCCGGAAACCCCGACTGTTCTTCCGAGCCCAGTCGTGAACCTATTACCATAGCTTCTGAACAAGCCTTGCAAAAAATGAATTTGCGATAA
- a CDS encoding MarR family transcriptional regulator — MLTYSIGGIKIEQNEDALDRYLSKRTLYELKTTWEAIEDVFSIHFARYGLSSAKFNALVHLYMAGDHGLTQSELGKKVLASRPTISGLVERLEKEDLVVRNTDPADKRVFRVCLTNRAFALMHAFLPVHNDYMHKVMSVLDRHGREALISLLEKIKKGLG, encoded by the coding sequence ATGCTAACATATAGTATTGGGGGGATAAAAATAGAGCAAAACGAAGATGCACTGGATCGCTACCTTTCAAAGCGCACGCTATATGAACTAAAAACGACTTGGGAAGCTATAGAGGATGTTTTTTCTATTCATTTTGCCCGTTACGGCCTTTCCTCGGCTAAATTCAACGCCCTGGTTCATCTGTACATGGCGGGTGATCATGGATTAACACAGTCGGAATTGGGTAAAAAGGTACTGGCCTCCCGGCCCACAATTTCAGGGCTTGTTGAACGATTGGAGAAAGAAGACCTTGTGGTTCGAAATACCGACCCCGCGGATAAAAGGGTGTTTCGGGTCTGCCTCACCAACAGGGCTTTTGCGCTGATGCACGCCTTCCTGCCCGTACACAATGATTACATGCATAAAGTTATGTCCGTTCTTGACAGACATGGCAGGGAAGCATTGATTTCACTGCTGGAAAAAATAAAAAAAGGATTGGGTTGA
- a CDS encoding DUF3786 domain-containing protein — protein MSQLNNPLEIYKLLPKSNCGHCQMPTCLAFADAVIKGEKRLDGCPRLEKNIVERFNVRVVKRVPYEQQIEQLLEQLKREMATRDFYSSAERLGALFTGDKLKIKCLGKDFFIDFNGNITSDCHVFSWLTIPLLDYVISCSGINVSGQWVPFRELKNGMTWIPLFEPLCEKPLKQIADIHTDLLEIILHVFGGKPATINYSSDFSLVLHPLPKVPILICYSKPEEEFESKLNIFFDTTAEDNLNIRSVFGITSGLVRMFEKISLRHG, from the coding sequence ATGTCGCAACTAAATAATCCATTGGAAATATATAAGTTACTCCCGAAATCGAATTGCGGACATTGTCAAATGCCGACATGTTTGGCCTTTGCAGATGCGGTAATCAAGGGTGAAAAACGTCTTGATGGCTGTCCTCGTTTGGAAAAGAATATAGTTGAACGATTTAATGTGCGAGTTGTCAAACGAGTGCCTTATGAGCAGCAAATAGAGCAATTGCTGGAACAACTGAAAAGAGAAATGGCCACACGGGATTTCTATTCATCAGCGGAAAGATTGGGAGCATTGTTTACGGGAGATAAATTAAAAATTAAATGTTTAGGTAAAGACTTTTTTATCGATTTTAATGGAAATATCACATCTGATTGCCATGTGTTTTCATGGTTAACAATACCATTGCTTGACTATGTTATATCGTGTTCGGGAATCAATGTTTCCGGACAATGGGTTCCGTTTAGGGAACTAAAAAATGGGATGACATGGATTCCGCTTTTTGAGCCTTTATGCGAGAAACCTCTAAAGCAAATTGCTGATATTCATACCGATCTTCTTGAAATTATTTTACACGTGTTTGGTGGAAAGCCGGCGACGATTAATTATTCTTCTGATTTCTCACTTGTTTTACATCCCCTGCCGAAAGTCCCTATTCTCATCTGCTATTCCAAGCCGGAAGAAGAATTTGAATCCAAACTCAATATTTTTTTCGATACAACTGCGGAAGATAATCTTAACATTCGATCAGTCTTTGGTATTACCTCGGGGCTTGTGAGGATGTTTGAAAAAATTTCTCTTAGGCATGGTTAA
- a CDS encoding diphthine--ammonia ligase, with the protein MDINKNCFISWSGGKDSCLALYKALEQVYNPKKLLTMFSMENGISSAHRLKKEIIKAQAGAVGIECSIGEALFNDYEEVFVTHLKLFKEQGIDYGIFGDIDLDEHKQWEDRVCKRASIAAVLPLWQKDRKELVREFLNAGFKAKIAVVNTTMLDSRFLGQDLSFSLMEEIEAYGADVCGENGEYHTVVYDGPIFKKPVDLKFGTEIIPVAEMWAQIEVSI; encoded by the coding sequence GTGGATATAAATAAAAATTGTTTTATTTCATGGAGTGGTGGAAAGGATTCCTGTCTTGCTTTGTATAAAGCTTTAGAACAGGTATATAACCCCAAGAAACTGCTTACCATGTTCAGCATGGAAAATGGCATAAGCTCAGCCCACAGATTAAAGAAAGAAATCATTAAAGCTCAAGCCGGTGCAGTTGGTATTGAATGTTCAATAGGGGAAGCATTGTTTAATGATTATGAAGAAGTATTTGTCACACACCTTAAGCTCTTTAAAGAGCAGGGCATAGACTATGGTATTTTCGGTGATATCGATCTAGATGAGCACAAGCAGTGGGAGGATAGAGTATGCAAAAGAGCCTCTATTGCTGCAGTGTTGCCTCTATGGCAAAAGGATAGAAAAGAATTGGTAAGGGAGTTTTTAAACGCGGGTTTCAAAGCAAAGATAGCAGTAGTTAATACAACAATGCTGGATAGCAGATTCTTGGGACAAGACTTGAGTTTCTCATTGATGGAAGAAATTGAAGCGTACGGCGCGGACGTATGTGGGGAAAATGGTGAGTATCATACAGTGGTATATGATGGACCAATCTTTAAGAAGCCTGTTGATTTAAAATTCGGTACCGAGATAATTCCTGTAGCAGAGATGTGGGCTCAAATTGAGGTAAGTATTTAA